Within the Acidipropionibacterium acidipropionici genome, the region ATGTGCTCCAATTGCAGTGGACGCCCGAACAACAGATAGGCTGAAGGCCCGTGAGCACCGAGAAGCACTGCAGCAAACACGTATTCGTCACCGGTGGAGTCGTCTCCTCGCTCGGCAAGGGGCTCACCGCTTCTTCGCTCGGCTCCCTGCTGAAGGCACGCGGCCTCAAGGTCACGATGCAGAAGCTCGACCCCTATCTCAATGTGGATCCGGGCACCATGAACCCGTTCCAGCACGGCGAGGTCTTCGTCACCGACGACGGGGCCGAGACGGACCTGGACATCGGCCATTACGAGCGCTTCCTCAACGAGAGCCTGTCCGGGGAGGCCAACGTCACTACCGGCAAGGTGTACTCCACGGTCATCGCCAAGGAGCGCCGCGGCGACTTCCTGGGCGACACCGTCCAGGTGATCCCGCACATCACCAATGAGATCAAGTCGCAGATGCTCGCGATGGAGGCCGGGGACCCCGACGTCGTGATCCACGAGATCGGCGGAACCGTCGGAGACATCGAGTCCCTGCCCTTCCTGGAGGCCGCACGCCAGGTGCGCCACGAGATCGGCCGCGACAACGTCTTCTTCCTGCACGTCTCCCTGGTGCCCTACATCAAGCCCTCCGGTGAGATGAAGACCAAGCCCACCCAGCACTCGGTGGCCGCGCTGCGCGAGGTCGGCATCCAGCCCGACGCCATCGTGTGCCGCTCCGAGCGGCCTCTGGTCAAGGGCATCAAGTCGAAGATCGCGCTGATGTGCGATGTCGAGGAGCAGGCCGTCGTCTCCTGCCCCGACGCGCCCTCGATCTACCTGATCCCGAAGGTGCTCCACCGCGAGGGCTTGGACGCCTACGTCGTCCAGAGGATGAGCATGTTCTTCCGCGACGTCGACTGGAGCACCTGGGACGACCTCCTCGACAGGGTGCAGAATCCGCGCGAGGAGATGACGGTCGCGCTGGTCGGAAAGTACATCGACCTGCCCGACGCCTATCTGTCGGTCACCGAGGCCCTGCACGCCGGCGGCTACGCCAACCGGGTGACGGTCAACGTCAAGTGGGTGGCGTCCGACACCTGCGCGACCCCGGAGGGGGCCGAGCGGAATCTCGGTGACGTCGACGCCGTCTGCGTCCCCGGAGGATTCGGGATCCGCGGCGTCGAGGGGAAGATCGGCGCCATCCGATACGCCCGTGAGAACGGCGTCCCGTTCCTGGGCCTGTGCCTCGGCCTGCAGTGCGCGGTCATCGAGGTGGCCCGCGATCTCGCCGGCATCGAGGGAGCCGCCTCCAGCGAGTTCGACTCCGAGACCTCCGATCCGGTGATCGCCACCATGGCCGAGCAGGTCGATGTGGTCGCCGGGCACGGCGATCTGGGCGGCACCATGAGGCTCGGCGCCTACCCCGCCAAGCTCTCCAAGGACTCGATCGTCGGACGGCTCTACGGCACCACCGCGGTGTCCGAGCGGCACCGCCACCGCTACGAGGTGAACAACTCCTACCGCGATCGCCTGGAGGACGCCGGGCTGCACATCAGCGGCACCTCGCCCGACGGCCGGCTGGTCGAGTTCATCGAGCTCGACTCCCGCCAGCACCCCTACTTCGTGGCCACCCAGGCCCACCCGGAGCTGAAGTCGCGACCCACCCACGCCCACCCCCTGTTCCGCGGCCTGATCGCCGCGGCGGTGGCCCACCACCACGGCGAGGATCGTGCGGTGCCGCTGCCCGACCAGGAGGACAGCTCCGACGCCGAGGGCGGGGCCGAATGAGCGAGCCGCGTTGGGATCACGACGAGACCTGGCAGATCGACTCCCACCGGGTCCTGGCCACCGGCCGGGTCTGCGACTTCGTCAATGACCGCGTCATCACGCCCGCGGGGGAGCAGGTCGACCGTCAGTACATCACCCACCCGGGAGCCGTGGGCATCATCGCCCTCGACGACCGCGACCGCGTCGCGGTGGTGCGCCAGTACCGCCAGCCAGTCCGGATGGTGCTCGTCGAGCCGCCGGCCGGACTCCTCGACGTCGACGGCGAGGGCTACCTCCACGCCGCCCAGCGGGAACTCGCCGAGGAGGCCCGGCTCGCCGCCTCCGACTGGCGGGTCCTGGTCGACGTCTTCACCTCCCCGGGCGGAGCCCAGGAGTCTCTGAGGATCTTCCTGGCCCGCGACCTTCGCCCCGCCCCGCTGCCGGACGGATTCGTCCTGGAGGGCGAGGAGGTCACCATGAGCCAGGACTGGGAGCCCCTCGACGACCTCGTCGAGGCCGTGTACGCCGGGCAGTGCCAGTCCCCGACGATGGTCGCCGGCGTCCTGGCCCTCGCCCTGGCCCGGTCCCGCGGATCACTGGACGCGCTGCGCCCCGCCGACTCCCCGTGGCCGGTCCGCGAGCGTCGCGGCGGTCTCACCGGACTGCCCGACTGGATGGTGGGCGCCGGCCCCTCCGACGGGCACCAGGAGGCCCGCCGGGCGTCCGGGGACTGAGCCCGATGGGCGGCCGCGGCTCCCGGGTCGACGCCGTGATCGACGGATACCTCGACCACCTGGTGGCCGAGCGGGGCCTGGCGGCCAACACGGTCGCGGCCTACCGGCGCGACCTGGGCCACTACGCGACCTTCCTGGAGGGCCGCGGGATCGACGACCTGGCCGGCGTCACACCGGTCGACATCTCCGAGTTCTCGCGAGACCTCGGCTCCCGGGGGCTGGCCTCCTCCAGCGTGAGCAGGGCGGTCGTCGCGGTGCGCAACCTGCACCGCTTCGCGCTCGCGGAGGGCGTGGTGGCCGACGACGCCTCGGCGGGGGTCTCGCCGGGCACCCGGGGGCGGCGTCTTCCCAAGGCGCTGAGCATCGACGCGGTGGAGGCTCTGCTGGACTCCTGCGACACCACGACGGTCGACGGGCTGTGCGATCGGGCCCTGCTGGAACTTCTCTACGGCACCGGTGCCAGGATCAGCGAGGTCTGCGCACTGGACGTCGACGACGTCACCCCGGTCATCGCCGACCCGCAGCTGGGCCTGCGGCTGGTCGGCAAGGGGGACAAGGAGCGGGTGGTGCCGCTGGGCTCCTACGCCCTGGATGCGGTGCAGGCCTGGCTGGTGCGCGGACGCCCGGCCCGGGCGGGGCGCGGGACGCCGGGTGCGGCGCTGCTGCTCAACCAGCGGGGAGGACGGCTGTCGCGGCAGAGCGCGTGGGCCGTGCTGCAGCGGGCGGGCCGTCGGGCCGGGATCAGCGAGCATCTGTCCCCGCACAGCCTGCGGCACTCCTACGCCACCCACCTGCTGGACGGCGGCGCGGACGTGAGGGTCGTCCAGGAGCTGCTGGGCCACGCCTCGGTGACAACCACGCAGATCTACACCCTGGTCACCGCGGAGCACCTCAGAGAGGTCTACCGGTCGGCCCATCCGAGGGCACTGTAGGCAGGGTTGGGGCGCAGCTACTAGGGTTGGCGCAGTCTGTACAGGCCCGGAGACCCCGGGGGATGAGCGAGAGGATGGTTCCAGGTGTCCGACACGATGGATGATGAATCCCCGATGATCCGCGTGCCTGCCGCCGGTAAGGAGACCATCGAGGCGGCGGAGCACGACATCGGTCCCACCGGGCGCCCGCTGCCCGCCATGCCCGATCCCGGGCCGGTGCCCCCGGGTGATCACCACGCCGTGGTCATCGCGATGTGCAACCAGAAGGGCGGGGTCGGCAAGACCACCACCACGATCAATCTGGGCGCCAGCCTCGCCGAGTTCGGCCGGAAGGTGCTGCTGGTGGACTTCGACCCGCAGGGATCGCTGTCAGTCGGTCTGGGCATCAACCCCCACACCCTGGAGACCAGCATCTACAACCTGCTGCTGTCGGGGGATGAGTCCATCGAAGACGTCATCTGCGAGACGGTGATCAACGGCCTGGACCTGCTGCCGGCCAATATCGACCTGTCCGCGGCCGAGGTGCAGCTCGTCTCGGAGGTGGCCCGTGAGCAGAGCCTCAAGAGGGTCATCGACCCGGTCCGCGACGAGTACGACGTCATCCTCATCGACTGCGCGCCCTCCCTGGGGCTGCTCACCATCAACGCACTCACCGCCTCGGACTACGTCATCATGCCCCTGGAGTGCGAGTTCTTCGCGCTGCGCGGCATCGCCCTGCTCACCGACACCATCAAGAAGGTGCAGGACCGCCTCAATCCGGATCTGGAGGTGATGGGGATCCTCGGCACCATGTTCGACCCCCGCACCGTGCACGCCCGCGAGGTGATGGAGAGGGTGGTCCAGGCCTTCGGGGACACCGTCTTCCACACCGTCATCAAGCGCACCATCAAGTTCCCCGAGACGACGGTCGCCGGAGAGCCCATCACCACCTACGCACCGACCTCCCCGGGTGCCCAGGCCTACCGCGACCTCGCCAAGGAGGTGCTGTACCGATGCCACGCCGGGTGAGCCTTCCCGGTGCGGCCGAGCTGTTCCGGTCCACCGCCGCCACCACCACGGAGCACTACGAGGCCCGGCCCGAGCACGGCGTCTCCGCGGAGAGGAAGACCGACCGCCCCGCCTCGGCGCGCTCGCGCAGAAGCACCACCGGGCGGGTGCGTCACGACGAGAAGATCACCGTCTATGTGAGTACCGACGAGCTCCTGGCGCTGGAGACCGCGCGCCTGCGACTGCGCTCCCACGGCATCTCGGCGGACCGCGGGCGGCTCGTCCGTGAGGCCATCGCCATCGCCCTGGCGGACCTCGAGTCCCAGCAGGGCGAATCGGCACTGGTCGCCCGGCTCACCGACTGACCCCGACCATCCAGCACAGGAGAACATCATGAGTGACCAGGACCACGAGGGAATCAGACTGCAGAAGGTACTGGCCCAGGCGGGAGTGGCCTCCCGCCGCGCCGCCGAGGAGATGATCGCCGGGGGGCGGGTCGAGGTGAACGGCGAACTGGTGATCCACCAGGGCCGGCGGGTCGATCCGGAGCACGACGAGATCCGGGTCGACGGGTCTCGCATCCCCACCGCCCGGCGCCACGTCTACTACGTCCTCAACAAGCCCCGCGGCGTCGTCTCGACGATGGAGGATCCCGAGGGCCGGCCCTGCCTGGCCGATCTGGAGGGCATCCCGCGCCATGAGCGCCTCTTCCACGTGGGTCGGCTGGACACCGAGACCGAGGGGCTCATCCTGCTCACCAATGACGGGGAGTTCGGCCACCGGCTGTCCCACCCCTCGTACAAGGTGCTCAAGACCTACCTGGCCGACGTCGAGGGCCGCATCGACGCGAAGGTGATGCGCCGCCTCGAGAAGGGCCTCACCCTGGATGACGGGCCGGTGCGCCCCGACAAGGTGCGCCTGGTCCAGGCCACCGACGAGCACTCACTGGTGGAGATCAGCCTCCACGAGGGCCGCAACCGGATCGTCCGCCGGATGATGGACTCGGTGGCGCACCCGGTGAGGCGGCTGTCGCGCACCGCCATCGGGCCGGTGCGGGTGGGCCGCCTGGGCGTCGGGGACCTGCGCCCCCTGACCCGTGAGGAGCTGGGCAAACTCTACGATCTGGTGGGCCTGTGAGGGGCCCTGTGGTGATCGGAGACCCACCGGTGGGCATCGCTGCGGACCTCTCGGGTAACCTGCCCACGTGATCTCTCGACATTCCAGAACCCGCCGGGCAGCGGGGCTCACCGCGGCCCTGTGCGCGGCTGCGCTGACCCTGACTGCCTGCGGATCCGACGACTCGTCGTCGGGGAAGTCCAGCCCGTCGTCGTCATCGACGAGTCCGGCGGTCAGCGCCTCCGTCACGCCGAGCGGATCGGCGAGCGCCTCGGCGACCCCTTCGGCCAGCCCGACGAAGGCGGCGAAGACGATCACGAACCTCGACGCCGTCAGCGTCACCGGCAATCCCGGCAAGTCGCCCACCGTGAAGGCCGACTGGCCGATCAAGATCGCCAAGACCACCTCCAAGGTCCTCAATCCCGGCACCGGGCGCACCGTCGACTCCAGTGCCACGGTCAATGTGAACTATGTGGGTATCAACGCCCGCACCGGCAAGTCCTTCGACTCGAGCTTCACCCGCGGCAAGGCCACGAGCTTCTCCCTCGATCAGGTGGTCGCCGGCTTCAAGAAGGGTCTGGCCGGCAAGAAGGTCGGCGACCGGGTGCTCATCATGATGCCCGGCACCGACGCCTACGACTCCCAGGGGGGAGCCTCGCAGGTCGGGATCAACAAGGGCGACTCGCTGATCTTCGTGGTCGAGATCAAGGACGTCGCCTACAAGACCGCTGAGGGCACCGCCGTCACCCCGCCCGCCGGGCTGCCGACTGTCACCGTGAAGAACAATGTGCCCGATGTGAAGATCGGCGACGCCAAGAAGCCGTCCTCCCTGGTCACCCAGCCCCTCATCAAGGGGGCGGGCCGCAAGGTCACCGCGAAGGACACCATCCAGGTCAAGTACCGCACCTGGAGCTGGTCCGACGACGAGCTCATCGAGGACGGCTATGACGGCAGCGGCGTCTCCGGTCAGATGTCGGGGGTCATCGAGGGTTGGAAGAAGGGCCTGGTGGGTCAGACCGTCGGCTCCCGTGTGATGCTCGTCGTGCCGCCGTCCATGGCCTACCCGAAGGGCAACGCGACGCCGACGATCGCCAAGGGCGAGACCCTCGTCTACGTCATCGACATCCTGTTCGCCGACGAGGCGTCCAGCTGATCGAGGATCCCTCGACCAGGATCTCCACATCGGACCACCATCCCGGACGGTCCTCTCCGATCGGCCCCGCATCCAGGTGATGCGGGGCCGATCCCGTCCCCGCCGTCGGTGGCGGGGCGAGGGCGGCGTCGATCCCGTCCCCGCCGGCCAGCAGCTCCGGGAGCTCGCCGACCGGCGGCAGCCCCAGCGACGACGTCAGCAGTCGGCGGATCTCCTTGATCCCGATCCCGCGGCCGATCAGCTCCGAGAGCCCGAGCGCGCCGCCGCTCTTCGACAGCCTCCGGCCGCCCGGGCCGCTGACCAGGCCGGTGTGCGCGTACACCGGCTCCGGGAGCCCGAGCAGGGAGGCGATCATCGCCTGCCGGGGAGCCGAGGTCCACAGGTCGCGGGCGCGCACCACCTGATCGACCCCCTGCAGCCCGTCATCGACGACCACCGCCAGGTTGTAGGCGGGGGTGCCGTCATTGCGGCGCAGCACCGTGTCGTCGACCATTCCGGACGACCGGCCGCGCGCCAGATCGGTGACGGTCCACTGTTGGGCCCCCGAGCGCAGCCTGGTGGCCGGAGGTCGGGTCTGCCCCCGGATACGGCGCTGCGACGCCGACAGGTTCCTGCAGGTGCCCGGGTAGGGCCGCCAGCCCGCGGAGTTGGGGGCGGTGGAGGCGGCGGCGATCTCCCGGCGGGTGCAGAAGCAGGGGTAGGTGTCCAGCCGGTTGATCATCTCGCGGTAGACCTGAAGGCGATCCGACTGCCGCAGCACGGGCCCGTCCCAGTCGATCCCCAGGGCCTCCAGATCCCGCAGTTGCCGCTCGGCGATGTCCCCCGCGGCCCGGACCCTGGCCTGGTCGAGATCCTCCACGCGCACCACGAATCCGCGGCCGCTGCGCCGCGCCAGCAACCACGCCGCCACCGCGGTGCGCAGATTGCCCAGGTGGAGGGCCGAGGTGGGGGAGGGGGCGAAACGGCCGCACCAGGTCCGGCCGGCGGTCCCCGACGCGATGTCCATGGGCGTCACTGTAGGAGACGGCGCCGGACACCGGCGTCGCAGGGCAGTAGGCTTCGGAAGGCGGCAACTCACGGGAGGTGCACATGTCGTCACGTCGCTCAGAACGCCTGGTCAATCTCGTCATCGCACTGCTGGTGACCGACCGTCCGCTCACCCGGGCCGAGTTGCGCGAGACCATCGAGGAGTACCGCGGGAAGTCCGACCAGGCCTTCGAGCGCACCTTCGAGCGCGACAAGGATGAGCTGCGCGCCCAGGGCATCGACGTGCGCGCCGTCACCATCGACAGCTACTTCGGCGACGAGACCGGCTACCGGATCCCCCGCTCGGCCTTCGAGCTGCCCCCGGTCCAGTTCAGCCAGGCCGAGGCCGACGCCCTGGCGATGGCCGCGAGGGTCTGGCGCGACCAGATGCTCGACGAGTCCTCCTCGGCGGCACTGGTGAAGCTGCGGGCCGCGGGCGTCGAGCCCGACACCGAGGCCGGCATCTCCACGACCGTCTCCTCGGGGGCCGGGGAGCCCAGCCTTCCGGAACTGTGGCGGGCCACCCTCTCGGCCACTCCGGTGAGCTTCTCCTACCGGGACCAGGCCTGGCGTCACGTGGAACCGTGGCGGCTGGTGATGCGCCGAGGGCACTGGTATCTGCTGGGGCACGACCGCGACCGCGACGACGCCCGGATCTTCAGGCTCTCGCGGATCACCTCCGAGGTCCGTGACGACGGCCCGGAGGGGTCGGTGCACCGTCCCGAGCCCCGAACCGTCCAGGGACACCTGAGCCGCCTCGAGCCGCCGGCCGCCGCACCCGTCACAGCGACCGTCGCTCACGACCCGGCATGCCGCCTGGCGGGCGCGGTCCCCGCTGGCCAGGACGCCCCTGCTGGCCCGGTGGCGGAACTGGACGTCCCCGAGGGATATGTCACCGAGCAGGTCACCTTCCCCGGGACCGACGCCCTCGTCCACGAGGTGCTGCGGGCCGGCGGCCGAGCGGTCCTGCTGGGGCCGCCCGAGGCCCGCGACGAACTGGCGGCCCGCCTGACGGCGGTCGCCGGGCGCTCCTGGACCAGGGAGGTCGTCCGATGAGCGGATCCCATGACGAGGTGGCCCGGCTGCTCTCCCTGGTGCCCTACTTGCGGGCGCATCCGGGGGTCGCGATCTCCAAGGCCGCCGAGGACTTCCAGGTGCCCGAGGCGCGCATCGTGCGCGATCTCAAGACCCTGTGGATGTGCGGGCTTCCGGGAGGACTGCCCGACGACCTCATCGACGTCGACATGGACGCGGTCGACAATGAGGGCACCATCACCATCGGCAATGCCGACGCCCTGCCCCGGCCGATGAGGTTGACCCCCGACGAGGCGTGGTCCCTGCTGGCCGCCCTGCAGCTGGTGGCCGACCTCGCCGACCCCGCGGTGCGCCCTGCGGTGGAGTCCGCGGCCCGCAAGCTGCGGGAGGTGGGGCCGCAGTTCGGCCCCGACCCGGTCGAGGCCACCGCCGACGCCGGCGCGGACCCCAGACGCGACTGGTTCGCCCGGGCCGCCGCCAAGGGGTGGCGGGTCCGCCTGCGCCACCGCCGCCAGGACGCCGATGAGACCACCAGCCCGGTGGTCGACCCGGTGCGGGTGGAGGTGCGCGAGGGACGCAGCTATCTGCTCGGATGGTCCCTGGACCGCCGGGCGTGGCGCACCTGGAGGCTCGACCGGATCGAGCGTGCCGACCGTGTGGGCGACGCCGTCGACCACGGGGAGCCGCCGGAGTCGGTCGAATGGTTCGGCACCGTGCCGGCCTCCGATGAGGTGACCCTCACCCTCGCCCCGTCGGCGGGGTGGGTCGCCGAGTACCACCCGACCCGGCGCGTCGAACGGACCGCCGAGGGCCTGAAGGTCACCTTCGCCGTGGCCTCCCGCGCCTGGCTGGCCGACCTGCTCATCGGGCTGGGGCCCGACGTCCTGGAGGTCGATCCGCCTGCCGCGGCCGACGACGCCGTGGGCGCCCTGCGCGACGCGGCACGCGTCAACGGTCTCGGGGTGCCGGGATGGGACTGATGTGGCTGTGGGTGCTCATCGCGGCGGTGCTTTGCGGCCTGGCGCTGACCATCTGGGGGCTGTGGTGGCTGTGGTGCAAGGTGGCCGGGATCGGTGAGCGGCTCGAGGGCCTTCTGGGGCGCCTCGACGAGCTGGCCGGCATCGTCGAGGGGATCGATCCGGACCGCCTGGACGGCCCTGTCGGGCATGCCTCCGACAAGGCCTGATCGAGGTCGGAGGCGGTCGGGGAGGGCGTGGACGCCGTGGTAGCCTGATGGGCGACGCCGGACTGCGGAGAAGGTCTCGCAGACGACCGGTCGCGTCATACTTGAAAGGTTGTCGGCCATGGCCCTGCAGCTCATGCTCATTCCCACCGAGATGGGAATCCTCATCCTGGTCATCGTGGCCCTCGTGCTCTTCGGTGGCTCCCGTATCGCCGGCGTCGGCAAGGGTGCCGGTCGCGCCATCCGCGAGTTCAAGGAGGAGACCGCCGGGCTCAAGGAGGTCGACAAGAAGAAGGCCGAGGACGCCGCGAAGGCCGAGTCCGAGGACAAGACCGAGACCGAGGCGAAGCCCTCTGAGTGAGTCTCGCGGACGCGAACTCACAGCGGGGTCAGGAATCCACCATGACCGTTGAGTCCGGGAAGGGTCTCGACACCGACAAGGACGTCGAGTCCGGCAAGGACGTCGAGTCCGGCAAGGACGTCGAGTCCGGCGAACCGGCGGCCGCGCAGCGCCGCCGGATGCTGGACGGGTTCCGCCCGCCCAAGGGTGGCGAGGGCGGCACCATGTCGCTGGTGGACCACCTCAAGGAACTCAGATACCGGGTCGTCGTCTCCCTGGTGGCCGTCGTCATCACCAGCTCCGTGGCATTCGCCTTCTACCGGCCTCTCGTCGAGTTCGTGATGTGGCCCTACCACCAGGCCAGCGCGGCGATCCTCGCCAAGAACCCGCAGGCCCAGCTGCAGGTCGTCAACACCGGCGTGGTGGCCCCCTTCATGCTGAACCTGAGGGTCGCCATGGTGGTCGGCCTCATCGCAGCCTGCCCCATCTGGCTCTACCAGCTGTGGGCCTTCATCGTCCCCGGCCTGATCGCCAACGAGAAGCGCTGGGCGGTCCGCTTCCTGGGCGCCTCCATCCCGCTCTTCCTGGCGGGCGCGGCACTGGGCTACTGGGTGATGCCCAAGGGCATCTCCATGATGCTGAGCTTCACCCCCAACGGGATGGGCATCACCAACCTGCTGGACATGAACGCCTTCCTCGGCCTGGAACTGCGTCTCGTCCTGCTGTTCGGCGTGAGCTTCCTGCTGCCGGTGGTCCTGGTGATCCTCAACATGGTCGGCGTTCTCAAGGCCCAGCAGCTGGCCGCGGCCCGCAAATGGGCCATCTTCGGCTTCTTCGTCCTGGGTGCCTTCGCCAATCCGTCGGGCGACCCCATCTCGATGTGCGCCCTGGCCGTCCCCCTGACGCTGATGTACATCGTCGCCGAGTTCATCTGCCGGGCCCACGACAAGAACCACCCCGTCGACTCGATGGGCATCGATCCGGACGAGTTCAAGATCGACGTCGAGTGACGCGGACAGGTGACCGGCCCTCCCGACTCACCCTGATCGCCAATCCCGCGGCCGGCGGCGGGCTGGGACGCCGGCTCGCCGAGGGAGTCGCCGGACGGCTGTCGGCCCTCATGCCCGACACACGCATCCGCACTCTCCTCAGCCGCTCCTGGGCCGACGCAGAGGCACGTCTGGCCGAGGAGGTCGGGCAGTCCCTCGAGGACCCGGACCCCGGATCGCGGGCCGTGGTCGTGATGGGCGGCGACGGGATGGCGCACCTGGGGCTCAACGCGGTCGCCGGAACCCCGGTCGGGCTGGGTGTGATCCCGGCCGGGACCGGCAACGACTTCTGCCGGGGCACCGGGCTCCCCGGTCGCATCGGGGCGGCCGTCGCGGCCATCGCCTCCGGGCGGAGCGGAACCGTCGACCTGGCCCGGGTCACCGGCCTGGTGCGCACCGCCGATGGCCTGGCGGAGGGCTCGCGGTGGGTCGGATCGGTCGTCTCGACCGGATACGACGCCCGCGTCAACCACGGGGCCAACGAGCTGAGGCTGCGGCTGGGATCGCTGTCCTACGCCTACGTGGCGCTGCGGGAGTTGTCGCGGTTCGCGCCGCTGCACTACCGCATCGAGACCGACGGGCGGGTCCGCGAGCTGGACGCCATGCTCATCGCGGTCGGCAATGCCGGCTGGATCGGGGGAGGCATGCAGATCTGCCCCGGGGCCGACGTCACCGACGGACGCCTGGACCTGACGATCATTCACCCGTGCAGCCGGGGCACCCTCGTGAGGGCTCTCGGATCGGTCTACACCGGCGGATTCGTCCGGCTGTCGATCGTGGAACGACTGCGCGCCCGCAGCGTCACCGTCGACGGGGAGGGCCTCGTCGCGATGGCGGACGGAGAGGATCTGGGCCGGGTGCCGCTGCGCATCGAGTGCGTTCCCGGAGCCCTGAACCTGCTGGGCGCCGGTGCGCGTCCACAGCATCGGGGGCCGACGCACTAGTCTGGCCGATATGGACTCCGCCCTCGACCGTTTCGCCTCCGGATACTCCTTCGGCCTGGACGACTACCAGCTCGAGGCCTGCCATCACCT harbors:
- a CDS encoding diacylglycerol/lipid kinase family protein; its protein translation is MTRTGDRPSRLTLIANPAAGGGLGRRLAEGVAGRLSALMPDTRIRTLLSRSWADAEARLAEEVGQSLEDPDPGSRAVVVMGGDGMAHLGLNAVAGTPVGLGVIPAGTGNDFCRGTGLPGRIGAAVAAIASGRSGTVDLARVTGLVRTADGLAEGSRWVGSVVSTGYDARVNHGANELRLRLGSLSYAYVALRELSRFAPLHYRIETDGRVRELDAMLIAVGNAGWIGGGMQICPGADVTDGRLDLTIIHPCSRGTLVRALGSVYTGGFVRLSIVERLRARSVTVDGEGLVAMADGEDLGRVPLRIECVPGALNLLGAGARPQHRGPTH
- the tatC gene encoding twin-arginine translocase subunit TatC, encoding MLDGFRPPKGGEGGTMSLVDHLKELRYRVVVSLVAVVITSSVAFAFYRPLVEFVMWPYHQASAAILAKNPQAQLQVVNTGVVAPFMLNLRVAMVVGLIAACPIWLYQLWAFIVPGLIANEKRWAVRFLGASIPLFLAGAALGYWVMPKGISMMLSFTPNGMGITNLLDMNAFLGLELRLVLLFGVSFLLPVVLVILNMVGVLKAQQLAAARKWAIFGFFVLGAFANPSGDPISMCALAVPLTLMYIVAEFICRAHDKNHPVDSMGIDPDEFKIDVE
- a CDS encoding twin-arginine translocase TatA/TatE family subunit, producing the protein MQLMLIPTEMGILILVIVALVLFGGSRIAGVGKGAGRAIREFKEETAGLKEVDKKKAEDAAKAESEDKTETEAKPSE